The following DNA comes from Heliangelus exortis chromosome 2, bHelExo1.hap1, whole genome shotgun sequence.
TCCATTAATCCCTATAATGAAAATctgtcagagagaaaaatcacagacTGATGTGGGACTGTTATTGGTTTAATATAAAGTACAGAGATATAGAGCTGTCGATACCTCTTCCCAAAAAAGctgacttttctttctgaagttccAGGTGTAGATTTGCTCATGCTCAGCCTCCCAAACATACCTCTGTCCTTCctgagggagagggagaaggagtcACATGACTATTTCTACCATTTCATGTCTTGCTCATATaagaaaactataaaaaaatgcatataagCCTAAGCATATTACCATCTTAGAAATGTCAACTTATTTTTATGCATTATTTGTCCATAATCAAAATAACTACTGCAAGAGGATTTATAAGTATACATTTTATAAACAAATGCACCCAGCCAAGCCCTATGACATATATAAGAAACAATGTTACCATTTGAAACGTGTCAGGAGTATACAAAGTTTTTATCAGAACTGGACAATATGTGCAAATATCTTTAGCTGCAAGGTTTCAATTTCGTTGCTCCCATTGTTTTAGGTTTCAAAAACACTGCAGTAAATCTCTTCAGGGTTAGTTTTATATATTCTTAGGAAGATGATCAATAACACTTACATCTGAGGTGTTTGAAGACCCATCTTGTTGTTGTCCTGCACTCTCAGTGGCATCATAGGCTGCCGACCACTGCTTCCGGCAATACTTGAGCTTCGTCTCATTGTGACTGAACTGTAAATCACAGTTGGAAGACCCAGGATCTAGGAGTATTTGCTTTGCTAAACACCACAACGACTTTCTAAAGGGTCAGAATAAATAAGCAGAGCTGTACTTTGGACCAACCAGTGACAAATTCTTTTCAGAATTAATGGGTTctcttaataataataaaaaggtaaatgaaaaaattaataaaataataataataaatttagaaaaaaatttttttaaaatttaaaaaataaaatgaaaaatttaaaataataaaagatttcatagaatcatagaattggctgggttggaagggacctcagagatcatcaagtccaacccttgacccaccgctgcggttgctagaccattgcactgagtgccacatccagtctctttttaaatatctccagggacggagagtccaccatttcccagggcagcccattccaatgcctgatcaccctctctgtaaagaatttctttctaatatctaacctaaacttcccctggcacaacttaagaccatgccttcttgtcttgttgaaagtcatctgggaaaagagaccaacccccacttggctacaacctcctttcaggtagttgtagagagtgataaaataataaataaataataaaaataatagaataaaaataaaatacacaaagaaaaaaacaaaaatagttaTGGAAGAGAGATACCCTTTCAAACTATAAATTAATAGATGTGAATATTGTTCTGGCATTTCACAGGGGAGGATGTATTTCGGACTCCAAACCAACATAGCAATAACCTTAGCCTTTCGAATTGACTATTTTAGTGATGAAAGCACCAGTGCTTGTTCCAAACCAATTATTTTGcataccccccccccccccccttttttttttttttataaacaggTCATACCTACAAgctccaaaaccaaaacagcttAAGTTTTTTAGTCCGATCAGCTGGGAGGAAGGCCACACTGACATGACTACTCTTTCTTGCACTACAGCCAGCCTGTTCCTTAGGCACTAATTCTGAGCCTGCTTATTGATTTTGCAAAAGATCTCACAGAATTGTAGCACAATAACAGGTATGCCTGTTGTGAAATAATATTATAACTATCTTCAGATGATGCACACAAAACAGAGATCAAACCCAAAGCATTGAAGTATCACTACGAGGGTATTAAGCAGGACTTTCAGGTAAACTGAAAATTGCAAAAAATTTTTGCCCTCTGAAGAGAACCTATTTTTGGGGTGGTCTCAAACAAATGAATTATAACTAATAGAAAATACTTCAGCACAAGCATTACCAAAAAACCTTTTCAATACAAATTGTGTTTCACAATCAGGCTTCTAGCTCCACTCCCACAAACCACGACAGAAGTTGAGCTCTGGCTCCCTCCATAGGGCAGGTTATCCGTGACCTCCTTTTCTCTGGGGAAGAAGCTGCATTCTCCCATTACTTTACCGGGGATTCACAGCAGAATATACAAATCGTTTTCACGTACAGGCGAAACGACTAGTTTAAGAGCAGAGTTTTCTAAAATCAACAcgccagcaaaaaaaaaaacaaacaaaaaaacccatcaaaaaaaccccaaaaaacccaaaacaaaacaacaaaaaaccaaaccacaacaaaaaccaaacaacgTAGGAGCGAGGCAGAAGGGGACACAACTACCGCCATTCGCGTTAACAGCGCGCTTAAACCGTACCGGAGGTGAAAGGGAAGGCAGCGGCGTTTACGTGGTAACACCAGCAACCCGGCCCGCCCCACAGCCACTGGGCCCCTCCCGGCCCCTTACAGCTCCGGCTTCCCCTCGATGCCCGGGGCCCGGCGGGGCAGGGACAGTGCCCGTCGCCCGCCTCACAGAAGCCGGCCCGGGggtttcttctgctgctgccccccaCCCGTCCCCTCGGCTGGGAGAGGCCGCGCCACGGAGAGACCCCTCCCCGCATCCCAACCGTTACCGTTAACGGCGCCGACGCCTTCCTCACGATTTCAAATCTGCCCGCCGCCTACGTCACGCAGCGCGCGACAGGGCGTGACGTCACAGCGGAGCGGCGAGGGAGCATGATAGGGTGTGCAGACCCGTCGGGTGTCGTCACTTCCCCCGATCGGGACGCTCAGCCACTGAGCGCTCGATTACCCCGGAAGTTCTTAGGCGGAAAGGTCGCGTCCGTACAACAAGATGGCGGCGCTCGTCGGGAGCGGCGGAGTAGGGGTGGTAAGCGTGTGAGTCGGTACCGCGCCCCGCCGCGCCCCGCGGGGTTTTCTCCGCCCTTAAGGAGAGGCACTGGCGGAAGGGAGCGTCCGTTCTGTCTCTCCCTGCTGTGCCCAGCCCCGCGCACGGGCTTCAGTAGCGCTACGCCCTCCGGTTGTTCTCGTTGTGCGGCGATGAGACGCGGCGGGGGATGGGGGTTCTGAGGGAAAAACCTGAGCTCCCGGTCCGGGTGTGCCTGCGGGTAGGGGTCCCGGAGCCTGGCAGCTCCTACGGTGGTGCCGCGGCTGCCCCGGTCTCACGGCTCCCGAGTTCTGTCATCTAAGAGTCTTGGTTTGCACAGTTGCTGTGCCATAACGCTGTGTTCTAACTTGTTGGGAAAAATTTTTAAGGGTAAATATCTACTGTGTAAAGTAACTAAAATTTTTACAGTGTaaaattttttcaaaaaacttGCTTActatttaaaaagtgaaatagtGGTGGAACAGGAGTCATCGTAGGAAAGAcggaagaaagcagaagtttcTACAAGGCGCGCCCTGTGTGAGCATGGGAATgcctggcaggaggcaggggcTAATTTGCTAAAGAGTGACAATCCTGAAAAGTGAACTCTTCAAAAAAATTCCTACAGGAGGAGTTTGGTCCCGGAAATGCACATGATTCCTGGCTGCGGTTTCAGGGAGTTTTCTGCTCCTGAGAAAGGGAGCTGTGATGTCTGTGGTCCATCGGCTGGCAGCCGGGTGGCTTGTGGATCATCTCTCTTTCATCAACCAGTGTGGCTATGAGGTCTGTGACTCCTCTGCACACCCCTGTGCTGTCACTCTCAGCACTTCTGTTGCTTTTACTGGAGACTGTCGTGATGCTTCTAGctttgctgcctcctcctcctcatcgAGTGATGGTGCTGCTCTGGGTTGTGAAGATGTGATAGAAACAGaaggtaaaagagaaaaaaagagatatgtGTTTCGGGAGGAGTTCTTCGACATTTCTAAGCCCCATATAGCTGCAGATCCTGaacagcagctgtggcagaGATACTCTGAGGTGAGCTGCATGGAAGTAAAGGCCAAAAGCAACACAGAGGAACACCAAGAAGGAATGAAGAGTGGTGCTGGAGATTCAGTTGCCAGTACTAGGAAGGTATGTACTCTGTGATACAGTAAATGATGATAAGCTCTGGGTAAATAGTATGTCACTAACATTTCAGTTTCCTGAGACTGTGTAGTAAAGCAGAAACTTTTCCACAGTAGATTTAAAGATCCACAGTAAATGTAAGCACTCATCAGGATATGCTTGTGTCCCTTATGTCAGTAACACAGATTGTGTGACTCAAAAGCAATGGGTTGCTCACAAAGTCTTCTAACATTTGTGGTAAGGTACTTGAGCTGTAACTTCAGTAGCTGTCAAGACTGTGCAGATTAACAAGGAGAAAAGGATggtattaatttatttgcattatgTAGCTTAGTCACTTGTTCCttatggattaaaaaaaaataaaaattacaggtCTAAACCAATGAATGCAATAATGAAGACCCAgctattttttccctgctaTTGGTAAACTGCACTTGGGAGCTGAACAAATACTCTCTAGTATGGGCTCTAGGGAGGCATGAACATGAACTGTGGCATGTGCCAGGTACCTTCAGATCCATGCACTGAGTAGCATAACACACCTTTAAGCCTGTGCACCTTGAGAATGCCTGCAGCAGCCTAATATTGAgctaatatttttgctttttggattCATCCTTgtattagaaaaagaaagagatgctTTTAGAAGAGTTATTGTGTAATTcagtttagttttttgtttttcctcttggagtaatatgatttctgtttttcactgtttGCTCATTCTGCAGAAACGTAAAAGGAAATACGTATTCAACCAGGGTGAACTGGATGCTTTAGAATACCATTCAAAGGTAAGTTTGAACAAAAAGTGTATTTTGCAAGAACATGATAGCTGAATTTGGACAGTGTATGGAGCACAAGACGTGGCTGCAGGCAAGTTCTGTTCTTGTAGCTTGTTCCAGTAGTGGGAATGTCATCTCTCCAGTCCTTATATGTTCTAAGATTTTACATTGTCACATTAAAGCATCATAAATGAATTATAATTCAAGTTTCTATTTATGGTCATGTCAGTGATCTAATGTGTAACTTACAACTGAATTAAACTGAAGTGTGTTAGTAAATTCTAGGAATGTAAGCTGTGGATAATGTTTGATGTATTCTTAGCTGCTTTCCTAAATACTTATGTGAATCTGATCTAGAATCTacagttctttcttttctttgtcaaaaGCGGTAGTTTTATTTGGCATTTTGTTTGATTCTGTTCCCCTTGTACTACGcttaaattactatttttttttcttttacatggTGACAATTTTGTTGTAAACATGTACAGCTTTCTAGGATACAGAGTGGGTGGTCCTGTTGTTATTGACAATAAGCTATGCATGTGCAGAATTGTCCTAAAGGAGGGAAATTTTGTAGTTCAACATCAAGCATGAAAAGTATGAAAACCTCTAGGCTTAAATAAAGTTGAGTTTTCTATAATCAGGAGCTTTAGAAGCTGTAATAAGTATCTGAAACCTTTGATAAAGCCACTCTAACTGGCAACGTTTCTATGCTAAGTGAACAAAAATGCCTCATTGATAATTCAAACTAGTAAAGTCTCAATGATTTGGGAATAAACTAGCTCTCTACATTTTGCAAAGGGAGGGTGCTGAAGTGAATGAGAGTTTATGTAGATCCAAATGTCTTTCTGGACTTGCTTTCAGATTATTTGAGAGGTGTATCTCTTAGAAAAGTTGCAAAAGCAAATTctaatttaatttgatttactGTACTTCcacattacttttaaaatgcacagactattttttttcagagtgagttaaaatgggaaaaatattgtcatttttcttttaagaccAATTAAAAATATGCTTATGGGCACAATCATTTGAAATTAGGTTAGAATTTGAACTTACGCTTCAAATGATGGCTTTGAAATTTATATTTGTTTGGGACAATAGTATTCTGTCTCTATTAATCTATTGTGAAATGTTCTATTCAGTAGTCTGTCTCTCTCTTCAGGCTTCTAATTATTGCCTCTgtaccaaaaaaacaacaaaaagatctTGGTGTTTGGCAAAGATCCTTTTTCCACTCTGCAGATGTAACTGTTTTGATTTCTGTCTCATTTCCTGATCAAGCAGATATCTGAAagatggtttcttttttctctgttcctttatGACCATACAGGTCAGGAAGCTCATTTGGGAAGGCACTTTGCATTTAGTCCAAGAAGGACTCAAAAGTGGTTTTCTTCACCCCATTCCTGCAGAACTCAGTTGCAGGAAGAGTGTGGTTCCTGGACACGTTGGCTGTGGGTTGGCTGAATTATGTGAAATGGCAAAACAGTTTCCAGCTGTGAATGAGAGCGACCATCaagctgtgtctgtgctgggtGATGAGACCTCTGTTCCAGAGCAGGATCTGCTTTCCTGTGTTACGGAAAACAGCTCAAACTGTGCAAAAATAGTTGTGTTAATGGGGCAGAAGTACTTGGTGCCACCAAGAAGCAGTTTCCTTTTATCTGATATTTCACGTTTACAGCCCCTGCTGAACTGTAAGTATCTTTTGGAATTTACCACCTCTCTCCTGCCTGAGAAGGGCAGTTCTTGTCAAGATGACTAAGGGCTCAGCGAACAGATACGCAGCATCACGCTGATAGGAAATGCTGCTGCAAGCTTTGAAGTTGATATTGGTAACTGTGCAGATAGGTGAGGGTTTTCAAAGGAATTTTGAGTGTTTAGGAGCTCTTGTCTTGGTGGGACAATCTGTCTCCAGGAGAATCTTTGAAAATCTCAGCCACAGCATTTTACATGAAGTCCAAAGTACTGGAATTTGTGAGTGTGTTCTGAGCCACTGTTAGTACAGGAGTCATGTAAATGCATTGAATTGGGACTGGCTATGTTGCTGGGTCTGTGTTCCACAGGATATGGCTTTAACACAAGTAAATCCATGCATCTGTTcctgctttttcagtttttagcTAGACTAGACCATTGGAGAAGGATTAGATTATGCACTTTAAAGCAAGGGTTCCCTTA
Coding sequences within:
- the METTL4 gene encoding N(6)-adenine-specific methyltransferase METTL4, whose amino-acid sequence is MSVVHRLAAGWLVDHLSFINQCGYEVCDSSAHPCAVTLSTSVAFTGDCRDASSFAASSSSSSDGAALGCEDVIETEGKREKKRYVFREEFFDISKPHIAADPEQQLWQRYSEVSCMEVKAKSNTEEHQEGMKSGAGDSVASTRKKRKRKYVFNQGELDALEYHSKVRKLIWEGTLHLVQEGLKSGFLHPIPAELSCRKSVVPGHVGCGLAELCEMAKQFPAVNESDHQAVSVLGDETSVPEQDLLSCVTENSSNCAKIVVLMGQKYLVPPRSSFLLSDISRLQPLLNYKKKYDVIVIDPPWENKSVKRSNRYSYLSSWQIKQIPLPALAAPNCLVVTWVTNRQKHLRFVKDELYPHWSVKPLAEWHWVKITKAGEYVLPLDSLHKKPYEVLVLGRVQGDIKEAIRKSEDVLPVPDHKLIVSIPCSLHSHKPPLTAVLAEFIQPDVECLELFARNLQPGWTSWGNEVLKFQHIDYFTLLKNGN